The Neodiprion virginianus isolate iyNeoVirg1 chromosome 5, iyNeoVirg1.1, whole genome shotgun sequence genome contains a region encoding:
- the LOC124304647 gene encoding 26S proteasome non-ATPase regulatory subunit 2, with amino-acid sequence MPEATKVEAKPSKEVKNGKEEEKNDLSEEDKLLQEELGNLVERLQDSNTSLYFSALELLRSQIRASTTSMTSVPKPLKFMRPHYDTMKVVYEKINDPKTKELCSDVISVLAMSMGEGRECLKYRLTGSALEIGEWGHEYVRHLSGEIAGEWDQVTGDDAEVIREKLVDLAREIVPYNMAHNAEAEACDLLMEIERLDLLDQYVDESAYPRVCLYLTSCVPYVADPENSTLLHAALKLFRKFGQYPQALRLAMQLNDLTLIEDIFTSCKDLSVQKQLAFMLGRQQIFLELNENSNEYDDLVEIMSNAHLNNHFLNLARELDIMEPKTPEDVYKSHLENSRPPFGGGQVDSARQNLAASFVNGFVNAAFGHDKLLIEDGNKWLYKNKEHGMLSATASLGLVLLWDVDGGLTPIDKYLYSAEDYIKSGALLACGIVNCGVRNECDPALALLSDYVLHSSNSMRVGAIVGLGLAYAGSNREAVLSLLTPVLNDPKSNWEVIACTALALGMVAVGSCNAYVTTAIMHALMEKTDAELKDTYSRFLPLGLGLCLLGKQEAAEAIIAALEVVPEPFKAMATTMVEVCAYAGTGNVLKIQQLLHICSEHHESSNEKDEKSDRKEKDKRDEKREERERELSSRQSIAVLGIALIAMGEEIGAEMAYRTFGHLLRYCEPVIRRSVPLALGLISVSNPKLNILDTLSKFSHDSDSEVAHNAIFAMGLVGAGTNNARLAAMLRQLAQYHAKDPNNLFMVRIAQGLTHLGKGTLTLSPYHSDRQLLSPVAVAGLLGTLVGFLDVKNIILGRSHYLLYTLATAMQPRMLVTFDEELNPLAVPVRVGIAVDVVGQAGKPKTITGFQTHTTPVLLAHGERAEMATEEYVPLTPIMEGFVILRKNPDFTP; translated from the exons TCGGAAGAAGACAAGCTGCTTCAGGAGGAGTTGGGCAACCTAGTCGAAAGGCTGCAAGATTCGAACACATCTTTGTACTTCTCGGCATTAGAACTACTCCGTTCTCAAATACGTGCGTCAACAACGTCAATGACGAGCGTGCCAAAGCCGTTGAAATTTATGCGACCTCACTACGATACAATGAAGGTGGTATATGAAAAGATAAATGACCCAAAAACCAAGGAGCTCTGTTCAGATGTCATATCTGTCCTAGCGATGAGTATGGGAGAGGGAAGGGAATGTCTCAAGTATCGCTTGACTGGTTCAGCATTAGAAATCGGGGAATGGGGACACGAGTACGTCAGGCATTTGTCAGGCGAGATTGCAGGAGAGTGGGATCAAGTAACCGGCGATGACGCCGAAGTGATCAGGGAAAAACTGGTAGACTTGGCACGTGAAATTGTCCCCTACAACATGGCTCACAATGCCGAAGCCGAGGCATGTGACTTACTCATGGAAATCGAACGGCTTGATTTGCTTGATCAGTATGTTGACGAGAGTGCTTACCCAAGGGTTTGCCTATACCTCACCAGCTGCGTACCTTACGTTGCTGATCCAGAAAATAGTACACTCCTTCACGCTGCCCTCAAGCTCTTCAGGAAGTTTGGCCAGTATCCGCAAGCTCTCAGGCTCGCCATGCAGCTCAATGACTTGACATTGATAGAGGATATTTTTACTTCATGCAAGGATTT ATCCGTTCAAAAGCAGCTGGCGTTCATGCTTGGTCGTCAgcaaatatttttggaattgaATGAGAACTCAAATGAGTACGATGACCTGGTTGAAATAATGTCCAACGCCCACCTAAACAACCATTTTCTAAACTTGGCTCGAGAGTTGGATATAATGGAGCCAAAAACACCCGAAGATGTCTACAAATCTCATCTGGAAAATTCGCGACCACCATTTGGAGGTGGTCAAGTAGATTCAGCACGTCAAAACCTTGCGGCAAGTTTTGTAAACGGTTTTGTTAACGCCGCATTTGGTCATGACAAGCTACTGATAGAGGACGGTAATAAGTGGCTCTACAAGAACAAGGAACACGGAATGCTCAGCGCCACAGCTTCCTTAGGACTCGTTTTATTGTGGGACGTTGATGGCGGCTTGACCCCAATCGACAAGTACCTGTATTCCGCTGAGGACTACATAAAATCCGGGGCTCTATTGGCTTGTGGAATCGTGAACTGTGGAGTCAGGAACGAGTGCGACCCGGCGCTCGCTTTACTGTCCGACTATGTCCTTcacagcagcaacagcatGCGCGTAGGCGCGATAGTTGGTCTGGGACTGGCTTACGCAGGTTCAAATCGTGAGGCTGTCCTCAGCCTGCTTACCCCTGTGCTTAACGACCCCAAATCTAACTGGGAAGTTATTGCTTGTACTGCTTTGGCCCTCGGCATGGTGGCAGTTGGCTCTTGCAATGCCTACGTTACGACGGCGATAATGCACGCGTTGATGGAGAAGACTGATGCCGAACTGAAAGACACATATTCGAGGTTTTTGCCCCTTGGACTAGGCTTGTGCTTGTTGGGTAAGCAGGAGGCAGCAGAGGCAATAATTGCTGCTCTGGAAGTTGTGCCTGAACCATTCAAGGCGATGGCAACGACTATGGTCGAGGTTTGCGCCTACGCAGGGACAGGAAATGTGTTGAAGATTCAACAATTGCTTCACATTTGTTCAGAGCATCATGAGTCAAGTAATGAGAAGGACGAGAAGAGCGATCGTAAGGAAAAAGACAAAAGGGACGAAAAGAGggaagagagggagagagagctCAGCTCCCGCCAATCTATCGCCGTACTAGGGATTGCCCTTATTGCTATGGGCGAAGAAATAGGCGCCGAAATGGCATACAGGACTTTTGGGCATCTTCTCAGGTACTGCGAACCTGTCATACGTCGTTCTGTGCCCCTTGCTTTGGGACTCATCTCCGTATCGAACCCCAAACTAAACATCCTCGATACCCTCTCGAAGTTTTCTCACGACAGTGACTCTGAGGTTGCTCACAATGCTATTTTCGCCATGGGACTTGTTGGTGCCGGTACCAACAACGCCAGACTTGCAGCAATGCTCAGACAGCTTGCTCAGTATCACGCCAAGGACCCGAACAACCTATTCATGGTTCGTATCGCACAAGGCCTTACCCACCTTGGAAAGGGAACGTTGACCCTGTCGCCTTACCACAGTGACAGACAACTTCTCAGTCCTGTAGCAGTTGCGGGACTTTTGGGTACTCTGGTCGGATTTTTGGATGTCAAGAACA TAATACTTGGTCGCAGTCATTATCTTTTGTACACACTCGCGACAGCGATGCAGCCTAGGATGTTGGTTACTTTTGACGAAGAGCTGAACCCCCTCGCCGTACCTGTTCGAGTTGGTATTGCCGTTGACGTTGTCGGGCAGGCGGGTAAACCAAAGACGATAACGGGCTTTCAAACGCACACGACACCCGTCCTGCTAGCCCACGGAGAAAGAGCGGAAATGGCAACTGAAGAATACGTACCACTGACGCCGATAATGGAAGGTTTTGTAATTCTAAGAAAAAATCCCGACTTCACGCCttaa
- the LOC124304653 gene encoding uncharacterized protein LOC124304653 isoform X1 — MKLTMRVSVIPLFLITIQAAWGQLNFDGNPLTEDTIYTAEESQLAENAAKGRSLEISDTETDSYLLAAKSLQAERAQNKYQANGDRFVSPGPPRLSTRNEISSAVSSSANSYKTITDEDLKSPVSAAASYPADKTHTWNQAYPENAETAHQPELPEQSDAALAMFLNSKTPEESKVALEEYLGGAQKPSDLSAHHQPHISDIVLPQREDLSRGNEQVNLAGQPELQYPQYAQPEYANPQIKPAQMPFAADRVIGHNANWVNRPVQGMVEKGPAVLRGPPVPYRRRNFVVRPPYVGGIYRAQSRVGPPVFPPGGYGHGAPEIIYTKPPGYHKRYYSKAPNPYEDASAWFPDANHPPPDLNVYHSQLYAQSYDPYYYNYIAKYGKIKPHLYGKYHEHQKESFFSELFKSFKKHGMKHVMHPMFLLGLGIPMVTLMLSALVGKRSFARSISVDANGGRITDEDIDEWIDKLRKALDCYSGSASETEKKTACSVFD, encoded by the coding sequence AACCATGCGGGTATCCGTGATTCCTCTCTTTTTAATAACGATCCAGGCAGCCTGGGGTCAGTTGAACTTTGATGGTAATCCTTTGACCGAGGACACGATTTACACGGCCGAAGAGTCGCAGTTGGCAGAGAATGCGGCTAAGGGGCGTTCCCTGGAAATCTCGGATACGGAGACAGATTCGTATTTGCTTGCTGCAAAAAGCCTCCAAGCCGAACGGGCCCAGAACAAATACCAAGCTAACGGTGATAGGTTTGTAAGCCCGGGGCCCCCCCGGCTTTCAACGAGAAACGAAATATCATCGGCGGTGAGCTCCTCCGCGAACTCCTACAAGACCATCACGGATGAAGACCTCAAGTCGCCAGTGTCAGCAGCCGCATCATATCCTGCGGACAAAACGCATACCTGGAACCAGGCCTACCCGGAGAATGCGGAAACCGCGCATCAGCCGGAATTGCCCGAGCAGTCAGATGCGGCCCTGGCGATGTTCCTGAACTCGAAAACACCCGAGGAGTCCAAGGTGGCCCTCGAAGAGTACCTTGGTGGGGCCCAAAAGCCGAGTGACTTGTCGGCCCATCACCAGCCCCACATATCGGACATAGTACTGCCTCAGCGAGAAGACTTGAGTCGCGGAAACGAGCAAGTTAACCTAGCGGGCCAGCCGGAACTCCAGTACCCTCAGTATGCACAGCCGGAATACGCGAACCCACAAATAAAACCAGCCCAAATGCCGTTTGCGGCGGATCGGGTGATCGGCCATAACGCAAACTGGGTTAATCGACCGGTCCAAGGTATGGTCGAAAAGGGTCCGGCAGTTCTTAGGGGCCCACCGGTCCCCTACAGGAGGCGGAATTTCGTTGTGAGGCCGCCGTACGTGGGCGGCATTTATCGCGCTCAGTCCAGAGTGGGGCCTCCAGTATTTCCGCCCGGAGGCTACGGCCACGGAGCTCCGGAAATAATTTACACCAAGCCACCCGGCTACCATAAACGGTATTATTCTAAGGCTCCGAATCCGTACGAAGACGCAAGCGCTTGGTTTCCGGACGCCAATCATCCTCCGCCGGATCTTAACGTTTATCACTCACAGTTATACGCCCAGTCCTACGATCCGTACTACTACAACTACATTGCCAAGTACGGAAAGATCAAGCCTCATCTATACGGGAAGTACCACGAACACCAAAAGGAAAGCTTCTTCTCCGAACTgttcaaaagtttcaaaaaacaCGGGATGAAACACGTTATGCACCCCATGTTTCTTCTCGGTCTTGGGATACCCATGGTCACTCTTATGCTCTCCGCACTCGTCGGCAAACGGTCGTTTGCTCGCTCCATTTCCGTCGACGCCAACGGTGGCCGCATCACTGACGAAGACATCGACGAGTGGATTGACAAACTTCGTAAAGCTCTTGACTGCTACTCGGGATCAGCCTCCGAAACTGAGAAGAAGACTGCGTGCTCGGTCTTCGATTAG
- the LOC124304653 gene encoding uncharacterized protein LOC124304653 isoform X2: MRVSVIPLFLITIQAAWGQLNFDGNPLTEDTIYTAEESQLAENAAKGRSLEISDTETDSYLLAAKSLQAERAQNKYQANGDRFVSPGPPRLSTRNEISSAVSSSANSYKTITDEDLKSPVSAAASYPADKTHTWNQAYPENAETAHQPELPEQSDAALAMFLNSKTPEESKVALEEYLGGAQKPSDLSAHHQPHISDIVLPQREDLSRGNEQVNLAGQPELQYPQYAQPEYANPQIKPAQMPFAADRVIGHNANWVNRPVQGMVEKGPAVLRGPPVPYRRRNFVVRPPYVGGIYRAQSRVGPPVFPPGGYGHGAPEIIYTKPPGYHKRYYSKAPNPYEDASAWFPDANHPPPDLNVYHSQLYAQSYDPYYYNYIAKYGKIKPHLYGKYHEHQKESFFSELFKSFKKHGMKHVMHPMFLLGLGIPMVTLMLSALVGKRSFARSISVDANGGRITDEDIDEWIDKLRKALDCYSGSASETEKKTACSVFD; the protein is encoded by the coding sequence ATGCGGGTATCCGTGATTCCTCTCTTTTTAATAACGATCCAGGCAGCCTGGGGTCAGTTGAACTTTGATGGTAATCCTTTGACCGAGGACACGATTTACACGGCCGAAGAGTCGCAGTTGGCAGAGAATGCGGCTAAGGGGCGTTCCCTGGAAATCTCGGATACGGAGACAGATTCGTATTTGCTTGCTGCAAAAAGCCTCCAAGCCGAACGGGCCCAGAACAAATACCAAGCTAACGGTGATAGGTTTGTAAGCCCGGGGCCCCCCCGGCTTTCAACGAGAAACGAAATATCATCGGCGGTGAGCTCCTCCGCGAACTCCTACAAGACCATCACGGATGAAGACCTCAAGTCGCCAGTGTCAGCAGCCGCATCATATCCTGCGGACAAAACGCATACCTGGAACCAGGCCTACCCGGAGAATGCGGAAACCGCGCATCAGCCGGAATTGCCCGAGCAGTCAGATGCGGCCCTGGCGATGTTCCTGAACTCGAAAACACCCGAGGAGTCCAAGGTGGCCCTCGAAGAGTACCTTGGTGGGGCCCAAAAGCCGAGTGACTTGTCGGCCCATCACCAGCCCCACATATCGGACATAGTACTGCCTCAGCGAGAAGACTTGAGTCGCGGAAACGAGCAAGTTAACCTAGCGGGCCAGCCGGAACTCCAGTACCCTCAGTATGCACAGCCGGAATACGCGAACCCACAAATAAAACCAGCCCAAATGCCGTTTGCGGCGGATCGGGTGATCGGCCATAACGCAAACTGGGTTAATCGACCGGTCCAAGGTATGGTCGAAAAGGGTCCGGCAGTTCTTAGGGGCCCACCGGTCCCCTACAGGAGGCGGAATTTCGTTGTGAGGCCGCCGTACGTGGGCGGCATTTATCGCGCTCAGTCCAGAGTGGGGCCTCCAGTATTTCCGCCCGGAGGCTACGGCCACGGAGCTCCGGAAATAATTTACACCAAGCCACCCGGCTACCATAAACGGTATTATTCTAAGGCTCCGAATCCGTACGAAGACGCAAGCGCTTGGTTTCCGGACGCCAATCATCCTCCGCCGGATCTTAACGTTTATCACTCACAGTTATACGCCCAGTCCTACGATCCGTACTACTACAACTACATTGCCAAGTACGGAAAGATCAAGCCTCATCTATACGGGAAGTACCACGAACACCAAAAGGAAAGCTTCTTCTCCGAACTgttcaaaagtttcaaaaaacaCGGGATGAAACACGTTATGCACCCCATGTTTCTTCTCGGTCTTGGGATACCCATGGTCACTCTTATGCTCTCCGCACTCGTCGGCAAACGGTCGTTTGCTCGCTCCATTTCCGTCGACGCCAACGGTGGCCGCATCACTGACGAAGACATCGACGAGTGGATTGACAAACTTCGTAAAGCTCTTGACTGCTACTCGGGATCAGCCTCCGAAACTGAGAAGAAGACTGCGTGCTCGGTCTTCGATTAG